Proteins co-encoded in one Papaver somniferum cultivar HN1 unplaced genomic scaffold, ASM357369v1 unplaced-scaffold_56, whole genome shotgun sequence genomic window:
- the LOC113343177 gene encoding uncharacterized protein LOC113343177, which produces MDSTTPWFVIGDFNCVLRNDEKKGGRDVLTSSINEFSDWTEENGVFEADSLGSKFTWTNGQSGVRRIISKPRRAPFRIQKMWFTHLDFLRMVETSWNAPVYGNPDFIFPFKLKRLKVAMKVWNQQVFGNVNARLKQAQLKFEVASRNSHEDPFDISKQNEVKDALVAVQEVRMQQHIMLKQKSRNKWILEGSSNTSYFHSTINTRRSVNTILELVTDDGSLIIDPDQLRDHVVSYYESIFNGVDTQIEDRLFEYEHNSISLEERHMLDIIPSLEEIKVAVFDLGADSAPGPGGFSGCFYRHCWDLIHQDLAKAIIFCWNNKTIPNGANSSLILLLAKGNMMSLINLVKLLGDYQQASGQRVCREKSKIYFGGGSLHRRQSIVDFLGMGTI; this is translated from the exons ATGGATTCTACTACTCCTTGGTTTGTAATTGGAGATTTTAACTGTGTTCTTCGCaatgatgagaagaagggtggtaGAGATGTTCTTACTTCTAGTATTAATGAATTCAGTGACTGGACGGAAGAGAATGGTGTTTTTGAGGCAGATTCATTGGGTTCTAAGTTCACTTGGACTAATGGCCAATCGGGGGTGAGAAGAATTATTAgcaa GCCGAGACGTGCTCCTTTCAGAATTCAGAAAATGTGGTTTACGCATCTTGATTTTTTGAGAATGGTTGAGACTTCTTGGAATGCTCCGGTGTATGGTAATCcggattttatttttcctttcaagctGAAGAGATTGAAGGTAGCTATGAAGGTGTGGAATCAACAGGTGTTTGGTAATGTGAATGCAAGACTCAAACAGGCTCAATTGAAGTTTGAAGTGGCTAGTAGGAATTCGCATGAGGACCCTTTTGACATTTCTAAGCAGAATGAGGTGAAGGATGCGCTTGTGGCTGTTCAGGAGGTGCGTATGCAGCAGCATATTATGTTGAAACAAAAATCTCGCAACAAATGGATCTTGGAGGGTTCTAGCAATACTTCATATTTCCATAGTACTATTAATACTCGTAGAAGTGTCAATACAATTTTGGAGTTGGTGACAGATGATGGGTCCCTTATCATTGATCCGGACCAATTAAGAGACCATGTTGTTTCTTATTATGAGAGTATATTTAATGGAGTAGATACGCAGATTGAGGATAGGTTGTTTGAGTATGAACATAATTCTATTTCTCTCGAGGAAAGACATATGTTGGATATTATTCCTTCTTTGGAGGAAATTAAGGTGGCGGTGTTTGATTTGGGTGCGGATAGTGCTCCAGGTCCGggtggtttctcggggtgtttttatagacattgttgggatttAATTCATCAAGACCTAGCTAAGGCTATTATTTTTTGCTGGAACAACAAAACTATTCCTAATGGGGCTAATTCTAGTCTCATTCTTTTGCTTGCTAAG GGTAATATGATGAGTCTAATTAACTTAGTGAAGCTCCTGGGTGATTAtcaacaagcttctggtcagcGAGTTTGCAGGGAgaagagcaaaatttattttggagGTGGGTCTTTGCATAGGAGACAGTCTATTGTAGACTTCTTAGGCATGGGAACCATTTAG
- the LOC113343176 gene encoding uncharacterized protein LOC113343176 → MRVLFWNINGVARDVAQDKLKELIREFKPDIFGIAEPKVPCSAGFRYGLLREGYSSHVTRRSLWQQLVSSGDGIPWLVIGDFNCILRLDEKKGGREPRTSAINEISDWLDDNNLFEADALGSKFTWTNRQSGMIRIRLKGVIKEWNLRVFGNVHSKLKQDQLRFEAAALLSDENPDDIMKDAMAKLNDTRAQLNTMLKQKSRNKWLVEGSSNTNFFHNSIRIRRSSNTISELVDSAGNTFSDYEQLRNHVVYYYEDKFNGPELEIDPILFDYDHISISEEESLPMDRIPSSEEIKQAVFDLGEDSAPGPDGFSGCFYRHCWDIIQDDLLRAVIYCWNSGHIPNGVNSSLIVLIPKVAFIKGRNIHENISLASELINELHINRKDGNLGLKLDITQAFDTVSWSFVLEVFRRYGFSEHWCTWISHIFNSARISILLNGSPEGFFKINRGLRQGDPISPLIFVLMEDVLSRNMTKLFAEKRMSYMVTRGGISPTHLFFADDIMIFCKGNLRSINNLVDLLGKYECASGQSVCRQKSKIYYGGGSLSRRNYLVDYLGMSVATFPDRYLGVQIMPGAVSRAVVVAYDKICCPFEEGGLGLSRMATMNFAMLMKLWWKISTSKKNWAGYLKVKFFSRRGYIKTYGVKSTILPGIRRVYKYVEANTKVLLGDGRSTSLYYDVWYGEKCFAEILDDFTLDRLVLVSDCYRDNQWVFPENHLNRLLAAGVDMHNLPFPNGGEDKRVWMPNFSGDFSVSSAKELIRQKHDSFNAASMLWRKEIHPKLAAQNWKFICGACATLDIIQSRFKIHLTNKCVLCETEEESLEHILFHCSFAARAWSWISGIFGMTANFNIVASFKATKGRSAIVRDLWMVVNLVIRSELWAMRNKCIFEKQKPSWGLFSKRVLKLIQEYSVRLKGFMRNSVEDMVLLDYFRVVHRSVRHQQPIEVLWQPPELNEILICCDGAARGNPGIAGAGVVERDSSCAVLGAFSIGLGVTKTIWRNSMQL, encoded by the exons ATGCGGGTGTTGTTTTGGAATATCAATGGAGTTGCACGTGATGTAGCTCAAGATAAACTAAAGGAGTTGATTAGAGAGTTTAAACCAGACATTTTTGGTATTGCTGAACCAAAAGTTCCCTGTTCTGCTGGGTTCAGATATGGTTTGCTAAGAGAAGGTTATTCTTCTCAT GTTACCAGGAGGAGTCTTTGGCAGCAACTTGTTAGTTCTGGTGATGGTATTCCTTGGTTAGTCATTGGGGATTTTAACTGTATTCTTCGTTTggatgagaagaagggtggtcGTGAACCTAGAACCTCAGCTATTAATGAGATTTCAGATTGGTTGGATGACAACAATCTCTTTGAAGCTGATGCTTTGGGAAGTAAGTTCACTTGGACGAATAGACAATCAGGTATGATTAGAATT AGACTAAAAGGAGTTATCAAGGAATGGAATCTTCGTGTTTTTGGTAATGTGCATTCTAAGTTAAAGCAGGATCAGTTGAGGTTTGAGGCAGCTGCTCTTCTGTCTGATGAAAACCCGGATGACATTATGAAGGATGCTATGGCTAAGCTTAATGATACTCGTGCTCAGTTGAATACTATGCTTAAGCAGAAATCTAGAAATAAGTGGCTTGTGGAGGGTTCAAGTAACACTAATTTCTTTCATAATAGCATTAGAATTCGTAGAAGTTCTAACACTATCTCTGAACTTGTTGACAGTGCTGGCAATACTTTTTCTGATTATGAGCAGCTTAGAAATCATGTTGTGTACTATTATGAGGACAAGTTTAATGGGCCGGAGTTGGAGATTGATCCTATTTTATTTGATTATGATCATATTAGCATCTCGGAGGAGGAAAGTTTACCCATGGACAGAATTCCAtcttctgaggagattaaacaaGCAGTTTTTGATCTAGGGGAAGACAGTGCTCCAGGGCCGGATGGGTTTTCTGGATGTTTCTATAGACACTGCTGGGATATTATTCAAGATGACTTATTAAGAGCCGTTATTTATTGCTGGAATTCTGGTCATATCCCAAATGGAGTAAATTCTAGCCTAATTGTCTTGATTCCCAAG GTGGCTTTCATAAAAGGGCGTAACATCCATGAAAACATTAGTCTTGCTTCTGAATTGATTAATGAGCTTCATATCAATCgtaaggatggtaatttgggcctTAAGCTTGATATCacacaagcttttgacacggtcagTTGGTCTTTTGTCTTGGAGGTTTTTCGTAGGTATGGTTTCTCGGAGCATTGGTGCACTTGGATTTCTCATATCTTCAATTCTGCTAGAATCTCTATTCTCTTGAATGGCAGTCCGGAGGGTTTTTTCAAGATAAATAGAGGTTTACGTCAGGGAGATCCTATTTCTCCCTTGATCTTTGTTTTGATGGAGGATGTCCTTAGCAGAAATATGACAAAGCTTTTTGCAGAGAAGAGGATGTCTTACATGGTAACTAGAGGTGGTATTTCTCCTACCCAtctcttttttgctgatgatattatgattttctgtAAAGGAAATTTGCGAAGCATTAATAATCTGGTGGATCTGTTGGGTAAGTATGAGTGTGCTTCGGGTCAATCAGTTTGTCGCCAAAAGAGTAaaatttattatggtggtggttcgttGAGTAGACgtaattatcttgttgattatttgggTATGAGTGTAGCTACTTTCCCTGATCGTTATTTGGGTGTTCAAATAATGCCTGGTGCTGTGAG TCGTGCTGTTGTGGTGGCGTATGATAAAATCTGTTGCCCTTTTGAGGAGGGGGGTTTGGGTTTATCTCGTATGGCTACTATGAATTTTGCAATGTTGATGAAGTTATGGTGGAAGATCAGTACTTCTAAGAAGAATTGGGCAGGTTATCTTAAGGTTAAGTTTTTTAGTCGAAGAGGCTACATTAAGACTTATGGGGTGAAGTCTACCATTCTTCCAGGCATTAGAAGGGTTTATAAATATGTGGAGGCTAACACTAAAGTTCTTCTTGGTGATGGCAGGTCTACTTCTCTCTattatgatgtttggtatggAGAAAAATGTTTTGCAGAGATATTAGATGATTTTACTCTTGACAGATTGGTTTTGGTGAGTGATTGTTATAGGGATAACCAATGGGTTTTTCCTGAAAATCACTTGAACCGTTTACTCGCGGCTGGTGTGGATATGCATAATCTTCCTTTTCCAAATGGGGGTGAAGATAAGAGAGTTTGGATGCCAAACTTTTCAGGTGATTTTTCGGTAAGTTCTGCCAAGGAACTTATTCGTCAGAAACATGATAGCTTCAATGCAGCGTCTATGCtgtggaggaaggaaattcacCCTAAACTTGCGGCTCAAAACTGGAAATTCATTTGTGGTGCCTGTGCTACTTTGGATATCATTCAATCTAGGTTCAAAATTCATTTGACTAACAAGTGTGTTCTGTGTGAAACTGAGGAAGAATCTCTAGAACATATTCTTTTTCATTGTTCTTTTGCAGCTCGTGCGTGGTCTTGGATTTCTGGTATCTTTGGTATGACAGCAAACTTCAACATTGTGGCTTCTTTCAAGGCAACTAAGGGAAGAAGTGCAATTGTCCGTGACTTGTGGATGGTGGTGAACTTAGTAATCAGGTCAGAACTATGGGCTATGCGCAATAAATGCATCTTTGAGAAACAGAAACCGAGCTGGGGCCTTTTTTCTAAAAGAGTGCTGAAGCTAATACAAGAATATTCAGTCCGTCTAAAAGGGTTTATGCGCAACAGTGTGGAAGAtatggtgttgttggattacttccgTGTGGTTCATAGAAGTGTTAGACATCAGCAGCCTATTGAAGTGTTATGGCAGCCTCCGGAACTTAATGAGATtctaatttgttgtgatggagcagcgCGTGGGAATCCAGGCATTGCGGGAGCAGGGGTGGTGGAAAGAGACTCTAGCTGTGCAGTTCTTGGTGCTTTTAGTATTGGTCTTGGAGTTACTAAAACTATTTGGCGGAACTCTATGCAATTATAA